A portion of the Stigmatella aurantiaca DW4/3-1 genome contains these proteins:
- a CDS encoding CapA family protein, which translates to MFLSVLLLAPWVYAAPPAPARVELVFGGDVISHGDVQRTAADHARSTGPRQKGVPVPSLNHEGWDQLFGPIADVLRTADVAVVNLETPITDNPKAVTRELLFNAPPALAQALAAAGVRLVSTGNNHARDQHPTGMVETLQHLDAAGIRHVGTGASRGEAWEPVVMEVRGMRLGFVSFTRLLNGFSNPVRSELPHVALVPYERLGRPSGVAALLERVRQAAGQCDVLIVLVHWGAEYTAQPLPEDAALARALIDAGAGAVVGHHPHVLQPLEAYTTKDGRRGLIAYSLGNLVANQGRFYAHSPRGSGKAGDTRDSMLLRVSWLRHEPGGPVQLEEVAAMPVWIENNARTRRRKQRRFIQPVLIDREVETLEERLAALPGPLPLEKEAAKTRKRLEQRLALMKSRRERILKRLPEGVGVASPGLRLRSPSGAKQVAAQSIP; encoded by the coding sequence GTGTTCTTGTCCGTCCTGCTCCTAGCCCCCTGGGTGTACGCCGCGCCTCCGGCCCCCGCGCGGGTCGAGCTCGTCTTCGGGGGGGATGTGATTTCCCACGGAGACGTCCAGCGGACGGCGGCGGATCATGCGCGGAGCACAGGGCCCCGGCAGAAGGGCGTGCCCGTGCCGTCGCTCAACCATGAAGGGTGGGATCAGCTCTTCGGGCCCATCGCCGATGTCCTGCGCACCGCGGACGTGGCGGTGGTGAACCTGGAGACGCCCATCACGGACAACCCGAAGGCGGTCACGCGGGAGCTTCTCTTCAATGCGCCGCCGGCCCTGGCCCAGGCGCTCGCGGCGGCGGGGGTGAGGCTCGTCTCCACGGGCAACAACCACGCCCGGGATCAGCACCCGACGGGGATGGTGGAGACCCTTCAGCACTTGGACGCCGCGGGCATCCGGCACGTGGGAACGGGGGCCTCGCGCGGGGAGGCCTGGGAGCCCGTGGTGATGGAGGTGAGGGGGATGCGGCTGGGGTTCGTGTCCTTCACCCGGCTGCTCAATGGATTCTCCAACCCGGTGCGCTCCGAGCTCCCGCACGTGGCGCTGGTGCCCTACGAGCGGCTCGGACGGCCGTCCGGTGTGGCGGCGCTCCTGGAGCGGGTGCGCCAGGCGGCGGGGCAGTGCGATGTGCTCATCGTGCTGGTGCACTGGGGCGCCGAGTACACGGCTCAGCCGCTTCCGGAGGATGCCGCGCTGGCCCGGGCGCTCATCGATGCGGGGGCGGGAGCGGTCGTGGGGCATCACCCCCATGTGTTGCAGCCGCTGGAGGCATACACCACGAAGGACGGGCGGCGGGGCCTCATTGCGTACTCCCTGGGCAACCTGGTGGCGAACCAGGGCAGGTTCTATGCGCACTCCCCGCGCGGCTCGGGCAAGGCGGGAGACACCCGGGACTCGATGCTGCTGCGTGTCTCCTGGCTGCGGCACGAGCCGGGCGGGCCGGTGCAACTGGAGGAAGTGGCGGCGATGCCGGTGTGGATCGAAAACAACGCGCGCACGCGCAGGCGCAAGCAGCGCCGTTTCATCCAGCCGGTCCTCATCGACCGCGAGGTGGAGACGTTGGAAGAGCGGCTGGCGGCGTTGCCCGGGCCGCTGCCCCTGGAGAAGGAAGCGGCCAAGACGCGCAAGAGGCTGGAGCAGCGGTTGGCGCTCATGAAGTCCCGGCGGGAGCGCATCCTGAAGAGGTTGCCCGAGGGCGTCGGGGTGGCCTCTCCAGGGCTGCGCTTGCGGAGCCCGTCAGGGGCCAAGCAGGTCGCCGCGCAGTCCATCCCTTGA
- a CDS encoding DUF2269 family protein — MSQYNVLVFVHLVAAFLMIGGNTVARIGLTLMRSATHGGEVLGSFRTYAFAPRLIGPSVAVTVLTGLTLAWYIGYTWRALWVSGSVLLWIALNIWRAVVLVPPAKRLQAAVQQAAADPVAHGGALMAAARNPRLHWGHVGVELTNGLILALMVFKPMTL; from the coding sequence ATGTCTCAGTACAATGTGCTCGTGTTCGTCCACCTCGTCGCCGCGTTCCTCATGATTGGAGGCAACACGGTGGCGCGGATCGGTTTGACCTTGATGCGCTCCGCCACCCATGGGGGCGAGGTGCTGGGGTCCTTTCGGACGTACGCGTTTGCGCCCCGGCTGATTGGACCGTCCGTCGCGGTGACGGTGCTGACGGGGCTCACCCTCGCCTGGTACATCGGTTACACGTGGCGGGCGCTGTGGGTGTCGGGCTCGGTGCTGCTCTGGATTGCCCTCAACATCTGGCGGGCGGTGGTGCTCGTTCCACCTGCCAAACGCCTGCAGGCCGCTGTCCAGCAGGCCGCCGCGGACCCCGTGGCTCACGGTGGCGCGCTGATGGCGGCGGCCCGGAACCCTCGGCTCCACTGGGGGCACGTGGGCGTCGAGCTGACGAATGGGCTGATCCTCGCCCTGATGGTGTTCAAGCCGATGACGCTATGA
- a CDS encoding AMP-binding protein translates to MAGIYSKFRETVSRRPGAVALRTPDRLWTYRELLSQTEHFRTQLEPQVGTGNTVGVVCSNDPMYVPLALALDALETTQVPFPVEFTERQRTWILHDAGCAHVAEASGSEVAVRPGPGPAKRWPGSRVVTYTSGSTGTPKGVVLPLGIEEALATALEKLSRHETEVYVSLLPISLYQEWVMAVYLPLTRGHTLVWAKELLPPLVTGTWDLPHYLHHLRQFGATYLVVPPQVVTDLASWVEQGKAGRNAAELLGPGFHLLGTGGAPGNVRAQRTLQEHGVAIYEGYGMSEAGAAVAVRMPGERLGTVGKPLSHRRLRIAEDGEILVAGEPLMMTYTNGERPIEDGWLHTGDLGQLDEDGALSIFGRKKRLLITSFARNIDPAWIEQVFRSSPLVERVKVSGDAQAQVTVDIHPKGNAPRELLQGELDRLSKELPRIIELRFNIIASSA, encoded by the coding sequence ATGGCTGGCATCTACTCGAAGTTCCGCGAGACGGTCTCCCGGCGTCCTGGCGCGGTGGCGCTGCGCACACCGGATCGGCTGTGGACCTACCGCGAGTTGCTCTCGCAGACCGAGCACTTCCGCACGCAGCTTGAACCCCAGGTGGGCACCGGAAACACCGTGGGGGTCGTCTGCTCCAATGATCCGATGTACGTGCCCCTGGCGCTGGCGCTCGATGCCCTCGAGACCACCCAGGTGCCATTTCCGGTGGAGTTCACCGAGCGTCAGCGGACCTGGATCCTCCATGACGCGGGGTGCGCGCACGTGGCCGAAGCCTCCGGCTCCGAGGTGGCCGTCCGTCCAGGTCCGGGTCCCGCCAAGCGCTGGCCGGGCTCACGGGTGGTGACCTACACCTCGGGCAGCACCGGCACACCGAAGGGGGTGGTGTTGCCGCTGGGCATCGAGGAAGCCCTGGCCACCGCGCTCGAGAAGCTCTCCCGCCACGAGACCGAGGTGTATGTCTCGCTGCTGCCCATCAGCCTGTACCAGGAATGGGTCATGGCGGTGTACCTGCCGCTGACCCGCGGCCACACCCTGGTGTGGGCCAAGGAGCTGCTGCCGCCGCTGGTGACCGGCACCTGGGACTTGCCGCACTATTTGCACCACCTGCGCCAGTTTGGAGCGACCTACCTGGTGGTTCCGCCGCAGGTGGTCACCGATCTGGCCTCGTGGGTCGAACAGGGCAAGGCAGGCCGGAACGCCGCGGAGTTGCTCGGACCGGGCTTTCACCTGCTGGGGACGGGAGGGGCTCCCGGCAACGTGCGGGCTCAGCGCACGCTGCAGGAGCACGGCGTGGCGATCTACGAGGGCTATGGAATGTCCGAGGCCGGCGCAGCGGTCGCGGTCCGCATGCCCGGCGAGCGCCTCGGCACGGTGGGCAAGCCGCTCTCGCACCGCCGCCTGCGGATCGCCGAGGACGGAGAGATCCTCGTCGCGGGCGAGCCCCTGATGATGACCTACACGAACGGCGAGCGGCCCATCGAGGACGGCTGGCTGCACACCGGGGACCTGGGCCAGCTCGATGAGGACGGAGCCCTGTCCATCTTCGGCAGGAAGAAGCGCCTGCTGATCACCAGCTTCGCGCGCAACATCGATCCGGCCTGGATCGAACAGGTCTTCCGCTCCTCTCCCCTCGTCGAGCGGGTGAAGGTATCGGGAGATGCTCAGGCGCAGGTCACGGTGGACATCCACCCCAAAGGCAACGCGCCCCGCGAACTGCTGCAAGGAGAGCTCGACCGGTTGAGCAAAGAGCTGCCCCGCATCATCGAGCTGCGGTTCAACATCATAGCGTCATCGGCTTGA
- a CDS encoding GNAT family N-acyltransferase, whose product MDPSIKPRMRIVCGEVRQDGRYLILQRRADGTLPLQWQFPGGRVRPGESDHEALYRSFQERLGCRPQIVGEPLLQVTHEYADYDLTLVLYRCDLGGQEYRADRVQALAWISKEEFDGYELLAADRRTAELLSMRDVTTNQLSLDSVLDPNTESALVVPIEPASDAQEPHGRQFIVKVASTREEIRALQALRFQVFYDEMHAKADPTLARLKLDMDIWDTVAEHLIVLQRLPDQKDRAMVVGTLRLVRRERLLPGLSFYTAQSFDLSPLLASFDRVVEVGRFCVARHLRGGRVILMLWNQLTDFVNTHETQALFGCGSFHGTDPQEHQAVFAELYRTRLVPEQFRPRVTVPNHVALEQFAASTEGPPAKSELPPLIRSYLRLGAQVSDAAIIDEQFNTVYVCIVLILDAERMSQQQTSLAKGWAPLKEKVRETT is encoded by the coding sequence ATGGATCCATCCATCAAGCCCCGCATGCGCATCGTCTGCGGCGAAGTCCGCCAAGATGGGCGTTATCTGATCCTGCAACGCCGAGCGGATGGGACGTTGCCATTGCAGTGGCAGTTCCCCGGAGGCCGCGTCCGTCCAGGCGAGTCCGACCACGAGGCCCTGTACCGGTCCTTCCAGGAGCGCCTGGGCTGCCGTCCGCAGATCGTCGGCGAGCCGCTGCTCCAGGTGACCCATGAGTATGCCGACTACGATTTGACGCTGGTGCTCTACCGCTGCGACCTGGGCGGCCAGGAGTACCGCGCCGACAGGGTGCAGGCCCTGGCGTGGATCTCCAAGGAGGAGTTCGACGGCTACGAACTGCTCGCGGCGGATCGCCGGACCGCCGAGCTGCTGTCGATGCGGGACGTCACCACCAATCAACTGTCGCTGGACTCGGTGCTCGATCCGAACACGGAGTCGGCCCTGGTGGTGCCGATCGAACCCGCTTCCGATGCGCAGGAGCCCCACGGCCGGCAGTTCATCGTGAAGGTGGCGAGCACCCGGGAGGAGATCCGGGCCCTCCAGGCACTCCGGTTCCAGGTGTTCTACGACGAGATGCACGCCAAGGCGGACCCCACGCTGGCGCGCCTGAAGCTCGACATGGACATCTGGGACACCGTCGCCGAGCACCTGATCGTCCTGCAACGGCTGCCCGATCAAAAGGACCGGGCGATGGTGGTCGGGACCTTGCGGCTGGTCCGCCGCGAGCGGCTGCTGCCGGGGCTGAGCTTCTACACGGCCCAGTCGTTCGACTTGTCCCCCCTCCTGGCGAGCTTCGACCGCGTCGTGGAGGTCGGCCGGTTCTGCGTGGCCCGCCACCTGCGCGGCGGACGCGTCATCCTCATGCTCTGGAACCAGCTGACGGACTTCGTCAACACGCACGAGACCCAGGCCCTGTTCGGGTGCGGGAGCTTCCACGGAACGGATCCTCAGGAGCACCAAGCGGTCTTCGCGGAGCTGTACCGAACCCGCCTGGTCCCCGAGCAGTTCCGTCCGCGCGTGACGGTGCCCAACCACGTCGCGCTGGAGCAATTCGCGGCGAGCACGGAAGGCCCGCCCGCCAAGAGCGAACTGCCACCGCTCATCCGCTCGTACCTGCGCCTGGGGGCTCAGGTGTCGGATGCGGCGATCATCGACGAGCAGTTCAACACGGTTTATGTCTGCATCGTGCTGATCCTGGATGCGGAGCGCATGTCCCAGCAGCAGACGTCGCTGGCAAAAGGCTGGGCCCCCCTGAAGGAGAAGGTGCGGGAAACCACCTGA
- a CDS encoding TauD/TfdA family dioxygenase — MDSRITQSRYGRGNGVLLTAEGASLEPLEKAEVLGLLKEAGFIVFRGFDANLDTFSSFVQRLSARVTLDPARQFHGAVAQKVDAGYDAIGLHCENSNTPFLPHLCWFFCEKAASAGSQTTVCDGYSVWEALTPATRERFLAQPIQYSRHVEAMKWKGFVFHSLQGRKPFAQIEFSDLQALHDGHTDASAELKPDGSIHYAFRVPAAHRTLFGQRLAFANSILGPSYNYEKPKITFADGSPIPESILEELAQVFEAHTEDIDWRDGEVVVIDNTRVMHGRRAIQDPQRTIYNALSYIGQGGV; from the coding sequence ATGGATTCGCGGATCACCCAGTCCCGCTACGGACGAGGCAACGGCGTGCTGCTCACGGCGGAGGGGGCCTCCCTGGAACCGCTCGAGAAGGCGGAGGTCCTCGGCCTGCTGAAGGAGGCCGGCTTCATCGTCTTCCGGGGCTTCGACGCGAACCTCGACACGTTCTCGTCCTTCGTGCAGCGGTTGAGCGCCCGCGTCACGTTGGATCCGGCGCGGCAGTTTCACGGCGCGGTGGCGCAGAAGGTGGATGCGGGCTACGACGCCATCGGCCTGCACTGCGAGAACAGCAACACCCCGTTCCTGCCGCACCTGTGCTGGTTCTTCTGCGAGAAGGCGGCCAGCGCGGGCTCACAGACCACGGTGTGCGATGGCTACTCGGTCTGGGAGGCGCTCACCCCGGCGACCCGCGAGCGCTTCCTGGCGCAGCCCATTCAATACAGCCGGCATGTCGAGGCCATGAAGTGGAAGGGCTTCGTCTTTCACTCGCTCCAGGGCCGCAAGCCGTTCGCGCAGATCGAATTCAGCGATTTGCAGGCCCTGCACGACGGTCACACGGACGCCAGCGCGGAGCTCAAGCCGGATGGGTCGATCCACTATGCTTTCCGGGTGCCGGCGGCCCACCGGACCCTGTTCGGGCAGCGGCTCGCGTTCGCCAACAGCATCCTGGGGCCCTCCTACAATTACGAGAAGCCGAAGATCACCTTCGCCGATGGCTCGCCCATTCCAGAGTCCATCCTGGAGGAGCTGGCCCAGGTCTTCGAGGCGCACACCGAGGACATCGATTGGCGGGACGGTGAGGTGGTGGTGATCGACAACACGCGGGTGATGCACGGCCGCCGGGCGATCCAGGATCCCCAGCGGACCATCTACAATGCCCTGAGCTACATCGGTCAAGGAGGCGTCTGA
- a CDS encoding outer membrane lipoprotein-sorting protein: protein MLDTVYGAIVRGRWLWIALLVALLGVYGAAASKLKADGSLERIMLKHDPDRLLHEEARATFGSDEVLMVVVTAKEGIFQPAFVERIDRLTRQIEKVDLVDEVYSLSNYEVISGADGELSFPEVIEKVRGGWTAEQLREFALKDAFLYRNIVSEDGQRSAINVRLKKISGDIEVIAKGRVIAEIQKLLEAETGMGPYQLTGWPVIQVEMTRAMEGDLGLLVPLAFGAIALLLVFAFGRPSGVLLPLLGVLLSLLLSMGNLGLAGLSISMITNALPLMIIAVSTTFSIYVMAAIFQALPQEPDRLSAVRSALAHSAPGIFLSGLTTAIGFISLKFNPVEAIDEFGSFAALGVLCATVVSTVFIPALAAVLPLRARPPSRFAVLSHRLQPVRLLPALISPRGRMVATVGTVAMIAGSAYGVARMQIETDPISWFPKDSSTYQTVQSVNKTMVGITPFNIVLETKEQGGLQEPAVLEKIEALQKYLAGHDGVDTTLSYVDLLKMMNRALNDGDPAAYRIPETRPAVAQTMLLYEADGLEWLVTPDYTKANLVLRSHILSSDKNVSFGQEVNAYLASHFAGTGVSARITGTGYLSSKTNLSFTSGMAQSLMLSLALISVVMMIVSRSVRIGLLALIPNTLPIAFNYAILGWTGLTLNAATSITGCIAMGMAVDDTIHFITSFREKLFEIRDVRASLEHALSTVGQPMMFNAFCLSLGFSAFLLSGFEPINTLGLLVAVTMAVAVVCELMLMPNLLLAVGPWLLAGVSKAPPSNTVQGGLDSAAPAAEVKRSVAGSAKVLAVVVGLGSLLAPGPSSAAELTAQEIIDRLTDANTVGFKQGAAEMRLVLQPDGGEKRERRFITRTLDMEGKSRNLIRFLSPAEVQGSAFLMLEHGDGKEDELFVYLPALKRTRRISEAQKSGAFMGSDVSYADLEYQDLKSSSHQKLADVKLDGVDCYQLVSTPKDKERYSKIEVWVRKEGFLAQQLKFYDASGTLQKVFRIHEAKQIDGVWIATKAQAWDKLKKHSSFFFVDSLDTKTPQNAADFTPERMPSN from the coding sequence ATGCTGGACACGGTTTACGGGGCGATTGTCCGGGGAAGGTGGCTCTGGATCGCCTTGCTCGTGGCGCTGCTGGGCGTCTACGGGGCGGCGGCCTCGAAGCTGAAGGCGGACGGCTCCCTCGAGCGCATCATGCTCAAGCACGACCCTGACCGCCTGTTGCACGAGGAGGCCCGTGCCACGTTCGGCTCGGACGAAGTCCTCATGGTGGTCGTCACCGCGAAAGAGGGCATCTTCCAGCCCGCCTTCGTCGAGCGCATCGACCGGCTCACCCGTCAGATCGAGAAGGTCGATCTGGTGGATGAGGTCTACAGCCTCTCCAACTATGAGGTGATCTCCGGTGCGGACGGTGAGCTGAGCTTCCCGGAGGTCATCGAGAAGGTGCGCGGCGGCTGGACCGCGGAGCAGTTGCGCGAGTTCGCCCTCAAGGACGCTTTCCTGTACCGCAACATCGTGTCGGAGGACGGGCAGCGGTCCGCCATCAACGTCCGGCTGAAGAAGATCAGCGGAGACATCGAGGTCATCGCCAAGGGCAGGGTCATTGCCGAGATCCAGAAGCTGCTCGAGGCCGAGACAGGGATGGGCCCGTATCAGCTCACCGGCTGGCCGGTGATCCAGGTCGAGATGACGCGCGCCATGGAAGGGGACCTGGGGCTGTTGGTTCCGCTGGCGTTCGGGGCCATCGCGTTGCTGCTGGTGTTCGCGTTCGGCCGCCCCTCGGGGGTGCTCTTGCCCCTGCTGGGGGTGCTCCTGTCGCTGCTGCTCTCCATGGGCAACCTGGGACTGGCGGGTCTCTCCATCTCGATGATCACCAACGCCCTGCCGTTGATGATCATCGCGGTTTCGACCACGTTCAGCATCTATGTCATGGCGGCGATCTTCCAGGCGCTCCCGCAGGAGCCGGACCGGCTGAGCGCGGTGCGCAGCGCGCTGGCGCATTCGGCGCCGGGGATCTTCCTGTCGGGCCTGACGACCGCCATCGGCTTCATCAGCCTGAAGTTCAATCCCGTCGAGGCGATTGACGAGTTCGGTTCGTTCGCGGCGCTGGGCGTCTTGTGCGCGACGGTGGTCTCCACGGTCTTCATTCCCGCCCTGGCCGCGGTCCTTCCGCTGCGCGCCCGGCCGCCATCGCGGTTCGCCGTTCTGTCCCATCGGCTCCAGCCGGTCAGGCTGCTGCCCGCGCTGATCTCCCCACGGGGACGCATGGTGGCCACCGTGGGCACCGTGGCGATGATCGCCGGCAGCGCCTATGGCGTGGCCAGGATGCAGATCGAGACCGATCCGATCTCCTGGTTCCCCAAGGACTCCAGCACCTACCAGACCGTCCAGTCCGTGAACAAGACGATGGTCGGCATCACGCCCTTCAACATCGTGCTCGAGACGAAGGAGCAGGGAGGGCTTCAGGAGCCCGCCGTGCTGGAGAAGATCGAGGCACTCCAGAAGTACCTGGCCGGCCATGACGGCGTGGACACCACGTTGTCATACGTGGACCTGCTCAAGATGATGAACCGGGCCCTGAATGATGGGGACCCGGCGGCGTACCGGATTCCCGAGACGCGCCCCGCAGTCGCCCAGACGATGCTGCTCTACGAGGCCGATGGGCTCGAATGGCTGGTGACTCCGGATTACACCAAGGCCAACCTCGTCCTGCGCTCCCATATCCTCTCGTCCGACAAGAACGTGAGCTTCGGTCAAGAGGTGAATGCCTATCTGGCCAGTCACTTCGCGGGCACTGGCGTCTCCGCCCGCATCACCGGCACGGGCTATCTCTCCTCCAAGACCAACCTCTCGTTCACCAGCGGCATGGCGCAGAGCCTGATGCTGAGCTTGGCGCTGATCAGCGTGGTGATGATGATCGTCTCTCGCTCCGTCCGGATTGGCCTGCTGGCCTTGATCCCCAACACGCTGCCCATCGCGTTCAACTACGCGATCCTGGGTTGGACGGGCCTGACGCTGAATGCCGCGACCAGCATCACCGGCTGCATCGCGATGGGCATGGCGGTGGACGACACCATCCACTTCATCACCTCCTTCCGGGAGAAGCTCTTCGAGATCCGGGACGTCCGCGCATCGCTGGAACACGCGCTGAGCACCGTGGGCCAGCCGATGATGTTCAACGCGTTCTGCCTGTCGCTGGGGTTCTCTGCCTTCCTGCTGTCGGGCTTCGAGCCCATCAACACCCTGGGGCTGCTGGTCGCCGTGACCATGGCGGTGGCCGTTGTCTGCGAGCTGATGCTGATGCCGAACTTGTTGCTGGCGGTGGGCCCGTGGCTCCTGGCGGGGGTGTCCAAGGCTCCGCCGTCCAACACCGTGCAGGGAGGGCTGGACAGCGCCGCGCCTGCCGCCGAGGTGAAGCGCTCCGTGGCCGGCTCGGCCAAGGTCCTGGCGGTGGTGGTGGGACTGGGGAGCCTGCTGGCGCCGGGCCCTTCGAGTGCCGCGGAGCTCACCGCGCAGGAGATCATCGACCGGCTGACCGATGCGAACACGGTGGGGTTCAAGCAGGGCGCGGCGGAGATGCGGCTGGTGCTTCAGCCGGATGGGGGCGAAAAGCGCGAGCGGCGCTTCATCACCCGGACCCTCGACATGGAAGGCAAGAGCCGGAACCTCATCCGGTTCCTGTCACCCGCGGAGGTTCAGGGCAGCGCCTTTCTGATGCTCGAGCACGGGGACGGCAAGGAAGATGAGCTGTTCGTGTACCTGCCAGCCCTCAAGCGCACCCGCCGCATCTCCGAGGCTCAGAAGAGCGGGGCCTTCATGGGCAGCGACGTGAGCTATGCGGACCTGGAGTATCAGGACCTGAAGAGCAGCTCGCACCAGAAGCTCGCGGATGTGAAGCTGGACGGCGTGGACTGCTACCAGCTCGTCTCCACGCCGAAGGACAAGGAGCGCTACAGCAAGATCGAGGTCTGGGTGCGCAAGGAGGGCTTTCTGGCGCAGCAACTGAAGTTCTATGACGCGTCTGGCACCCTGCAAAAGGTCTTCCGCATCCATGAGGCCAAACAGATCGACGGGGTGTGGATCGCCACCAAGGCGCAGGCCTGGGACAAGCTGAAGAAGCACAGCAGCTTCTTCTTCGTGGATTCGCTGGACACGAAGACCCCGCAGAACGCGGCCGACTTCACGCCGGAGCGAATGCCGTCGAATTGA
- a CDS encoding DUF1302 family protein has product MLKTILRFLPLAVCCGLVAPSGAQASQEEPAPEQVPSSAPDPDLEGMPGLSEDPDLMGMPGPGEDAPGAVSGVSPGATAGSSFSFRGRFRSQINMDLAADRAGEDLVELQNSFDLEADLRLTSAFSARLSGRLFHDLRSPERDFGGAARAFYDGELRDAVVFVNWGRISLEVGQQTVRWGSTELNSPNDIINPTDFRRGPGVDFEVPVLPVPLVRAAYTGDQAGGELVYVPFFFPNRGYAFGSDWTVLLVQPPLLAALQQSVTLPARTGVAEEALFAANAPSFMPRNGSLGGRAFLRGSGWDARLNVFYGWDRIPELVFSPPGSSSAPFRSTFYRELSVGVDGSAVMDDFIFRADLRFSTRRTFYTQALVPFRDRALSWAGGVEFRERFLLELSGIWLPGRTAEDEPLFLIDRHMASAALVYRDTFLRERLKVNVGVQYGLVKRDWVVSGVLAFDVQPGHELAGGVLWLEGKPFSLGGLFDANDYAFARYTYAF; this is encoded by the coding sequence ATGCTCAAGACGATTCTCCGGTTTCTCCCTCTCGCGGTGTGCTGCGGACTCGTGGCTCCCAGTGGCGCCCAGGCGAGCCAGGAGGAGCCCGCCCCGGAGCAGGTCCCTTCCTCGGCGCCGGACCCGGACCTGGAGGGAATGCCGGGGCTGAGTGAAGACCCGGACCTGATGGGGATGCCCGGCCCGGGCGAGGATGCTCCCGGCGCCGTCTCCGGGGTCTCGCCGGGAGCGACCGCCGGGTCCTCGTTCTCCTTCCGGGGGCGGTTCCGGTCCCAGATCAACATGGATCTGGCCGCCGACCGGGCGGGCGAGGATCTCGTGGAGCTGCAGAACAGCTTCGATCTGGAGGCGGACCTGCGTTTGACCTCCGCCTTCTCGGCCCGCTTGTCGGGCCGGCTGTTCCATGATCTCCGCAGTCCGGAGCGGGACTTTGGCGGCGCCGCGCGCGCCTTCTATGACGGCGAGCTCCGTGACGCGGTGGTCTTCGTGAACTGGGGCCGGATCAGCCTGGAGGTGGGTCAGCAGACCGTGCGCTGGGGGAGCACCGAGCTCAACAGCCCCAACGACATCATCAACCCCACCGACTTCAGGCGGGGGCCCGGGGTGGACTTCGAGGTGCCGGTGCTGCCCGTCCCCCTCGTGCGCGCCGCCTACACGGGGGACCAGGCGGGCGGCGAACTGGTGTACGTGCCCTTCTTCTTTCCGAACCGGGGCTACGCGTTCGGGAGCGACTGGACCGTGCTGCTGGTTCAGCCTCCGCTCCTCGCGGCGCTTCAGCAGAGCGTCACGTTGCCGGCCCGGACGGGAGTCGCCGAGGAAGCCTTGTTCGCGGCGAATGCGCCCTCCTTCATGCCGCGCAACGGGAGCCTGGGCGGGCGCGCCTTTCTCCGGGGTTCGGGCTGGGATGCGCGGCTCAACGTGTTCTACGGATGGGATCGCATCCCGGAGCTGGTGTTCTCCCCGCCTGGCAGCTCGTCCGCTCCTTTCCGCTCGACGTTCTACCGGGAGCTGAGCGTGGGCGTGGATGGGTCGGCGGTGATGGATGACTTCATCTTCCGGGCGGACCTGCGCTTCTCCACTCGGCGCACGTTCTACACGCAGGCGCTCGTGCCGTTCCGTGACCGGGCGCTGTCGTGGGCGGGCGGCGTGGAGTTTCGCGAGCGCTTCCTGCTCGAACTCTCCGGCATCTGGCTCCCCGGGCGCACCGCGGAGGACGAACCGCTCTTTCTCATCGACCGCCACATGGCCAGCGCCGCACTGGTGTACCGCGACACCTTCCTGCGCGAGCGGCTGAAGGTGAACGTGGGTGTCCAGTATGGGCTGGTCAAGAGGGACTGGGTCGTCTCGGGGGTCCTCGCCTTCGATGTGCAGCCCGGCCACGAGCTGGCCGGGGGGGTTCTTTGGCTGGAGGGGAAGCCGTTCTCCCTGGGCGGTCTCTTCGATGCCAACGACTACGCCTTCGCGCGGTACACCTACGCGTTTTGA